Part of the Gemmatimonadota bacterium genome is shown below.
CGCCGCGGCCGCCGGCGGCATCACGACCCTGCTCGAGATGCCCATCTCTCCGGTCGCTGCCAGCTCCGCCGAGGGTCTCCGCACGCGGGGCGAGGCCATCGGCGCGCATGCGCTGATCGATTTCGGTCTCTACGGCGCGGCCGGCCATGAGAACGTGGACCTCATCGCCGAGGTGGCCGAGGCGGGCGCCGTGGCCTTCAAGACCTTCCTGACCGCGCCCCCGACCCATCGCGAGGGTGAGTTCTTCGGCCTCTGGTGCCTGGACTACTCGCTGCTGCGGGACGTCATGGCCGCCACGGCCGCCACGGGCCTGCGCCACAGCTTCCACTGCGAGAACTGGCCCATGATCGAGACGCTCATCGCACGGCTGTCCGCCCAGGGCCGCAACGACGGCCTGGCCCACGCGGAAAGCCGGCCCTCCATCGTTGAAGACACCTCGGTCGCCGTCATGATGAGCCTGGCCGCCGAGGCGGGCGGTCCGGTGGAAGTCGTGCACCTGTCGAGCCCGCGGGCCGCGCAGATGGTGAAGGAGGCCAAGGCGCGGGGCCTCGACGTCATCGCCGAGACCTGTCCCCAGTACCTCTTTCTGACCGACCAGGTCCTGGCCGCGCACCGCGGCTTCGCCAAGTGCAACCCGGCCCTGCGGCCGGCCGAAGAGGTCGAAGCGCTCTGGTCCTACCTGCACGACGGCACCCTGGAGTTCGTCGGCAGCGACCATTCCCCATTCCGGCCGGAAGAGAAGGAAGGGGACGATATCTTCGCCATTCCGCCCGGCCTGCCCGGCCTGGAATCCATGGCGCCCCTGATGCTGAC
Proteins encoded:
- a CDS encoding dihydroorotase family protein; amino-acid sequence: MASTFDLLVTDGLVVNQDGVTPATIAVRDGRIAGVLEPAARPDSAQQLSAKGLHVLPGLIDPHVHLRSPGHEEREDPVSGTSAAAAGGITTLLEMPISPVAASSAEGLRTRGEAIGAHALIDFGLYGAAGHENVDLIAEVAEAGAVAFKTFLTAPPTHREGEFFGLWCLDYSLLRDVMAATAATGLRHSFHCENWPMIETLIARLSAQGRNDGLAHAESRPSIVEDTSVAVMMSLAAEAGGPVEVVHLSSPRAAQMVKEAKARGLDVIAETCPQYLFLTDQVLAAHRGFAKCNPALRPAEEVEALWSYLHDGTLEFVGSDHSPFRPEEKEGDDIFAIPPGLPGLESMAPLMLTAVNDGRLSITDLVRLMSTRQAEIFRLPGKGRIAIGNDADLTFVDLDARWTFDRNQCFTKARDVMRIVHGMPMKGRVQRTMVRGETVYEDGKITGRPGYGRWLTPN